One genomic window of Arthrobacter sp. KBS0703 includes the following:
- a CDS encoding CoA ester lyase, with the protein MTFVMGPALLFCPADRPERFQKAAERSDAVIIDLEDAVAAADKKRARGAILAQLGSSGEGPELDPSRTIVRINPAGTEDFEKDLHCLAHTPYRTVMLAKTESAEQLRALEGFHVIALCETAAGIVNAPAIAAAPNVVALMWGAEDLLASLGGTSSRKDDGGYRAVALHARSSVLLAAGAFGKEAVDAVYVNIPDLEGLAEEARDAVASGFSSKACIHPGQVAAVRAAYAPSGDEVAAARELLEAARAAGTGVFQFKGKMIDGPILKHAEATLRKAR; encoded by the coding sequence ATGACTTTTGTGATGGGCCCGGCCCTGCTCTTCTGCCCTGCTGACCGCCCCGAGCGTTTCCAGAAGGCTGCCGAGCGCTCCGACGCCGTGATCATCGACCTCGAGGACGCGGTGGCGGCTGCGGACAAGAAGCGGGCCCGGGGGGCCATCCTTGCCCAGCTCGGCAGCTCAGGCGAAGGGCCGGAGCTCGATCCCAGCCGGACCATCGTCCGGATCAACCCGGCGGGCACGGAGGACTTCGAAAAGGACCTGCACTGCCTGGCCCACACGCCCTACCGCACCGTGATGCTCGCCAAGACGGAAAGCGCTGAGCAGCTCCGGGCGCTGGAGGGCTTCCACGTGATCGCGCTGTGCGAGACGGCGGCCGGCATCGTCAACGCGCCGGCCATCGCCGCCGCCCCGAACGTCGTGGCGCTCATGTGGGGCGCCGAGGACCTGCTCGCGTCCCTCGGCGGGACATCCAGCCGCAAGGACGACGGCGGCTACCGCGCCGTGGCCCTGCACGCGCGCTCGTCGGTGCTCCTGGCTGCCGGTGCCTTCGGCAAGGAGGCGGTCGACGCCGTCTACGTCAACATCCCCGACCTTGAGGGGCTGGCCGAGGAGGCACGGGACGCCGTGGCCTCCGGCTTCAGCTCGAAGGCCTGCATCCATCCCGGCCAGGTGGCTGCCGTCCGTGCCGCCTACGCGCCGTCGGGGGATGAAGTGGCCGCCGCCAGGGAACTCCTCGAGGCCGCCCGCGCCGCCGGGACCGGCGTGTTCCAGTTCAAAGGCAAGATGATCGACGGCCCCATCCTCAAGCACGCCGAAGCGACCCTCCGCAAGGCCCGCTAA